The following proteins are encoded in a genomic region of Amblyraja radiata isolate CabotCenter1 chromosome 19, sAmbRad1.1.pri, whole genome shotgun sequence:
- the rassf9 gene encoding ras association domain-containing protein 9, which translates to MGSPEGGEIAVWVCQEEKLVCGLTKRTSCALVVKALLEDHLANAGATRLLHAPAKDYCIVEKWRGFERLLPPATKLLRLWASWGEEQPNVHFVLVKVGASMAVPGLRSAEAKVIQNIGGQGDLSPAQYIHTLPADKQKRMVRKAFRKLAKMKKLKQGREGVETLVHLIASQDHTIRQQLQRMLQLDAEIEGYESWTHLERIQTEGENYVQETYLLESRESEGERAQVREYLNKRDSTFQLQQQIQQHEEAIEELSAEIQLEMARLCGAEPLVQGGPGSPGSEAERVESELETVMGIALQLRRNVAEAQENVQREELVLGEKAAECDRLVKQLQSLHLAEEAESGASLPAPCKDDTKPGSPRTSQPKGCSPSDTNDTDSDTGISSTHSQDSEPPCVEVVPALRDDIE; encoded by the coding sequence ATGGGATCCCCGGAGGGAGGCGAGATCGCAGTGTGGGTTTGCCAGGAGGAGAAGCTGGTGTGCGGTCTGACCAAGCGCACCAGCTGCGCTCTGGTGGTGAAAGCGCTGCTGGAGGACCACCTCGCCAACGCCGGCGCCACTAGGCTGCTCCACGCACCTGCCAAGGACTACTGCATCGTGGAGAAGTGGAGGGGCTTCGAGAGGCTCTTGCCCCCTGCAACCAAGTTGCTGAGGCTCTGGGCGTCCTGGGGAGAGGAGCAGCCCAATGTCCACTTCGTCCTGGTCAAGGTGGGCGCTTCCATGGCCGTGCCAGGTCTGAGGAGCGCCGAAGCCAAGGTGATCCAGAACATTGGAGGCCAGGGGGATCTGAGTCCCGCCCAGTACATCCACACTCTGCCGGCGGACAAGCAGAAGAGGATGGTCCGCAAAGCTTTTAGGAAACTGGCCAAGATGAAAAAGCTGAAGCAAGGCCGGGAAGGGGTTGAGACCTTAGTGCATCTGATCGCATCCCAGGACCACACCATCCGCCAGCAGCTGCAGAGGATGCTGCAACTGGACGCCGAGATCGAGGGCTACGAGTCCTGGACGCACTTGGAACGGATACAGACAGAAGGGGAGAACTATGTCCAGGAAACGTACCTGCTGGAGAGCAGGGAGAGCGAGGGCGAGAGGGCACAGGTCCGGGAGTACCTCAACAAGAGGGACTCGACCTTCCAGCTGCAGCAACAGATTCAGCAACACGAGGAAGCCATCGAGGAACTGTCCGCCGAGATCCAGCTGGAGATGGCGAGGCTGTGCGGGGCCGAGCCGCTGGTGCAAGGTGGCCCCGGCTCCCCGGGCAGCGAGGCCGAGAGGGTGGAGAGCGAATTGGAGACGGTCATGGGCATCGCCCTTCAACTGCGCAGAAACGTGGCGGAGGCGCAGGAGAACGTGCAACGCGAGGAGCTGGTGCTGGGCGAGAAGGCGGCCGAGTGCGATCGCCTGGTGAAGCAGTTGCAGTCCCTGCATCTTGCGGAGGAGGCGGAGAGTGGTGCCTCGCTGCCCGCGCCCTGCAAGGATGACACCAAACCCGGTTCCCCCCGAACGAGTCAACCCAAGGGCTGCTCCCCCTCTGACACCAACGACACGGACTCGGACACGGGGATAAGTTCCACGCACAGCCAAGACTCGGAACCTCCTTGCGTCGAGGTTGTTCCCGCATTGAGAGATGACATTGAGTGA